A single region of the Eremothecium gossypii ATCC 10895 chromosome V, complete sequence genome encodes:
- the ATP12 gene encoding ATP synthase complex assembly protein ATP12 (Syntenic homolog of Saccharomyces cerevisiae YJL180C (ATP12)), with protein sequence MRSLRFVQLHRHLAVLGRARCRVYSSATAAPLGVDKTSENNLQTETNRLAKTFTKFWDKVDLAREGGHVTVHIDGKPVRTPLGSPLRVDERRGILAHMLREEWAGLTSLAVKPYSLPLTSLVSRCIDLETVSAPGCHPDTVAKVGGDRSAISQGLLRYLDTDTLLCFSPRSEFEGALRKAQDEMYKPIIAGVETLLAEVSGKPVSLRCLDADVHGLRGNVQSEDTRAAAGKYMDNLSVWDFAVFEKVVLTTKSFICGILLLQNKIGKAAPALKLSTEEIARAATLETIYQVERWGEVEDTHDVNHRDIRRNINAAAVVAYRE encoded by the coding sequence ATGAGATCATTACGATTTGTCCAGCTGCATAGACATCTCGCGGTCCTGGGCAGGGCAAGATGCCGAGTTTACTCGAGCGCAACAGCGGCACCGCTTGGCGTTGACAAGACATCTGAAAATAACCTACAGACGGAGACCAACAGACTGGCTAAGACGTTCACCAAGTTCTGGGACAAGGTCGATCTGGCCAGGGAGGGCGGCCATGTGACGGTGCATATCGACGGCAAGCCGGTGCGGACGCCGCTGGGCAGTCCGTTGCGTGTAGACGAAAGGCGAGGTATTCTGGCACACATGCTGCGGGAGGAATGGGCTGGCCTGACCTCGTTGGCTGTCAAGCCGTACTCGCTGCCGCTGACCTCGCTCGTGTCGCGCTGCATCGACCTGGAGACTGTGAGCGCGCCCGGGTGCCATCCCGACACGGTTGCCAAGGTAGGGGGCGACAGAAGCGCGATCAGCCAGGGACTGCTGCGGTACCTGGACACCGACACGCTGCTCTGCTTCTCGCCTCGGTCGGAGTTTGAGGGCGCGCTGCGGAAGGCACAGGATGAAATGTACAAGCCCATCATCGCGGGGGTGGAGACGCTGCTGGCCGAAGTGAGCGGGAAGCCCGTCTCCTTGCGCTGCCTCGACGCCGACGTGCACGGCTTGCGCGGGAACGTGCAGAGCGAGGACAcccgcgcggccgccggcaAGTACATGGACAATCTGAGCGTCTGGGACTTTGCTGTGTTCGAGAAGGTGGTGCTCACCACGAAATCGTTTATCTGCGGCATCCTCCTGCTGCAAAACAAGATCGGAAAGGCGGCGCCTGCGTTGAAGCTGAGCACCGAGGAAATTGCCCGGGCCGCGACATTAGAGACCATCTACCAGGTCGAGCGGTGGGGCGAGGTGGAAGATACACACGATGTGAACCACAGGGACATCAGAAGAAACATCAACGCGGCCGCCGTGGTAGCTTATAGAGAATGA
- the PFD1 gene encoding prefolding complex chaperone subunit (Syntenic homolog of Saccharomyces cerevisiae YJL179W (PFD1)) encodes MAGNESLIQEIAAGLRNSKGQLELVTAQLAQLQRQKKLAHVTAKELGSYPVDQVWRSCGKMFLLDSKTDYTQQLDADAKTIEEQIKALEVKRHYLETTVENSIEALKKAVQR; translated from the coding sequence ATGGCCGGTAATGAGAGCTTGATTCAGGAAATCGCCGCTGGTCTGCGCAACAGCAAGGGCCAGCTCGAGTTGGTGACGGCACAATTGGcacagctgcagcggcagaAGAAGCTGGCGCATGTCACGGCCAAGGAACTGGGGTCGTATCCGGTGGATCAGGTGTGGCGGTCGTGCGGCAAGATGTTCCTGCTGGACAGCAAGACTGATTacacgcagcagctggatgCAGACGCAAAGACCATTGAGGAGCAGATCAAGGCGCTCGAGGTGAAGCGGCACTACCTCGAGACCACGGTGGAGAACTCCATCGAGGCACTGAAGAAGGCGGTCCAGAGGTGA
- the ATG27 gene encoding Atg27p (Syntenic homolog of Saccharomyces cerevisiae YJL178C (ATG27)) — translation MKYVRCVLLTGALFNIAAGLKCADSKVLSRYKVSQHAAKGKFTESTPPSETTDFWWINLCEEHSEPVPDKCKDDAMFCHRQQVKLDDGKEYVTQVFDVPRNQEVDVEELRDGFQVSFTGKWGERERKVKVRYTCADDKAEDEVSAEGAFGAHTTPVEVALRGPSGCIQATEKSSGIGGWITWLVIYAVLLTLIYLLAKSYMSVGHGSMQDFREEFVERSTNLVSSLPEFAKEVMGKVVGGGPSSRGGYSAV, via the coding sequence ATGAAGTACGTACGGTGTGTGCTGCTCACAGGGGCACTATTCAATATTGCGGCAGGCCTCAAGTGCGCCGATTCGAAAGTACTTTCGCGATACAAAGTCAGCCAGCACGCGGCTAAGGGCAAGTTCACGGAATCGACGCCGCCGAGCGAGACAACAGACTTCTGGTGGATCAATCTGTGCGAGGAGCACAGCGAGCCGGTGCCGGACAAGTGCAAAGATGACGCGATGTTTTGCCACCGGCAGCAGGTGAAGCTGGATGACGGCAAGGAATACGTGACACAGGTTTTCGACGTGCCGCGGAACCAGGAGGTGGACGTGGAGGAACTCCGGGACGGTTTCCAAGTGAGCTTCACAGGGAAGTGGggcgagcgcgagcgcaaGGTCAAAGTCCGGTACACGTGCGCGGACGACAaggcggaggacgaggtCAGCGCGGAGGGCGCCTTCGGCGCACACACCACGCCGGTCGAGGTCGCGTTGCGCGGGCCCTCTGGCTGCATCCAGGCCACGGAGAAATCGTCCGGCATCGGGGGGTGGATCACGTGGCTAGTCATTTACGCGGTGCTGCTGACGCTCATCTACCTGCTCGCCAAATCGTACATGAGCGTGGGCCACGGCAGCATGCAGGACTTCCGCGAGGAGTTTGTCGAGCGCTCGACAAACCTGGTTTCGTCGCTGCCGGAGTTTGCGAAGGAAGTCATGGGCAAGGTCGTTGGCGGAGGCCCCTCCTCCCGGGGCGGATACAGCGCAGTGTGA
- a CDS encoding 60S ribosomal protein uL22 (Syntenic homolog of Saccharomyces cerevisiae YKL180W (RPL17A) and YJL177W (RPL17B)) — protein sequence MARYGATSTNPAKSASARGSYLRVSFKNTRETAQAISGWDLTKAQTYLEQVLDHKRAIPFRRYNSSIGRTAQGKEFGVTKARWPAKSVKFVQGLLQNAAANAEAKGLDSTKLFVSHIQVNHAPKQRRRTYRAHGRINKYESSPSHIELVLTEKEEAVEKATEKKVVRLSSRQRGRLAAQKRITA from the coding sequence ATGGCTAGATACGGTGCTACCTCCACTAACCCAGCTAAATCTGCTTCCGCTCGTGGCTCCTACTTGAGAGTGTCCTTCAAGAACACCAGGGAGACCGCGCAGGCCATCTCTGGCTGGGACTTGACCAAGGCCCAGACCTACTTGGAGCAGGTTTTGGACCACAAAAGAGCTATCCCATTCAGAAGATACAACTCTTCCATTGGTAGAACTGCTCAGGGCAAGGAGTTCGGTGTGACCAAGGCCAGATGGCCAGCCAAGTCTGTCAAGTTCGTGCAGGGCTTGTTGCAGAACGCTGCTGCCAACGCTGAGGCCAAGGGTTTGGACTCCACCAAGTTGTTCGTTTCCCACATCCAGGTGAACCACGCCCCAAAGCAAAGAAGAAGAACCTACAGAGCCCACGGTAGAATCAACAAATACGAGTCCTCGCCATCCCACATCGAGTTGGTGTTGACCGAGAAGGAGGAGGCCGTTGAGAAGGCTACCGAGAAGAAGGTTGTCAGATTGTCTTCCAGACAGAGAGGCAGATTGGCCGCTCAGAAGAGAATTACTGCTTGA
- the COY1 gene encoding CCAAT displacement transcription factor COY1 (Syntenic homolog of Saccharomyces cerevisiae YKL179C (COY1)), which yields MAANGSSVFQHALQLWKQADLPNLQEGLDQAILEVKHHEEEALESRKTLATETKAFKKLDTDARLLQINKLIKMYQAEVDSLTSRFKFTEQKLFEVYGRLTEAPDPQPLLQSSLDALQGSDNMRQLQKENAALKDKLTKYADYENLKARLREVEQNSAKTFARRLVAKEQEVNSTWEEKERNWEKKEDELNKQVKTLKETNKVLNDKLSKKNGLDSEDQADGDAESKSSNSHVGAAEFRLLADELESSQVRILDLEKRNEELSGALAKASSAAERDSELHNKDLQINHLESENALLTASLERERSSLAETRKSLGQQIQTISQELTSYKGELTTVRRKLVTYSDYEQIKQELTALRKIEFGVDDDKPDEDGDLGSALTAANKKLQSSLAGLRSRNQDLEQNNNLLVAQVKNLKEQLQELEALNAKLENDLGKVEDVARFNDNMSMISGATRHITNRQGYGGKLSPTSSIIGIPEEAETVGLTSNTSILPIVTQQRDRIRNKNMELERQLKQSSLDRGKLLAEVASLRKDNQKLYERIKYISSCNSGLGESTREVSTGVDIESQYQTGYEESLHPLVQFKKSEQERYTKGRMSQPEKLFFTFANVILANKTSRLVFLAYCIALHVLVVITAAYSVSATRAVGM from the coding sequence ATGGCAGCTAATGGCTCATCGGTATTTCAGCATGCGCTCCAGCTGTGGAAGCAGGCAGATTTGCCCAATCTACAAGAAGGCTTAGATCAAGCAATACTTGAAGTAAAGCACCATGAGGAAGAAGCCCTAGAATCGCGAAAGACGCTTGCAACTGAAACCAAAGCGTTCAAGAAATTGGATACGGATGCCAGACTGCTGCAGATTAACAAGCTGATCAAGATGTATCAGGCGGAAGTGGATTCGCTGACCTCGCGGTTCAAGTTTACAGAGCAGAAGCTATTTGAGGTCTACGGTAGGCTTACCGAGGCCCCTGATCCCCAGCCGCTGCTACAGTCATCGTTGGACGCGCTTCAAGGATCCGACAACATGCGGCAACTCCAAAAGGAGAACGCAGCTCTGAAAGACAAGTTGACCAAATATGCAGACTACGAGAATCTAAAGGCGAGGTTGCGAGAGGTGGAACAAAATTCTGCAAAGACCTTTGCAAGGCGGCTTGTAGCAAAGGAGCAAGAGGTCAATTCTACATGGGAAGAGAAGGAGCGTAACTGGGAGAAGAAAGAGGACGAGCTGAACAAACAAGTGAAAACCCTAAAGGAAACCAACAAAGTACTAAACGACAAACTCTCGAAGAAGAATGGACTAGACTCCGAGGACCAGGCGGACGGCGATGCTGAATCCAAATCGTCTAATTCCCATGTGGGTGCAGCAGAGTTCCGTCTACTAGCGGATGAGCTTGAGTCATCTCAGGTGCGGATTTTGGATCTTGAAAAAAGGAATGAAGAACTTAGCGGCGCTTTGGCGAAGGCCTCCAGCGCAGCCGAACGTGACTCCGAATTGCACAATAAAGATTTACAGATTAACCATCTGGAGAGCGAGAATGCTCTGCTAACGGCGTCCTTGGAAAGAGAGCGCAGCTCCCTTGCCGAGACTAGAAAATCGTTAGGACAGCAGATCCAGACGATTAGCCAAGAATTGACCTCGTACAAAGGTGAATTAACCACCGTTCGTCGGAAATTAGTGACATACTCTGACTATGAGCAGATAAAGCAGGAGCTGACCGCTCTGCGCAAAATAGAGTTTGGCGTGGACGATGATAAGCCAGACGAAGACGGAGATCTTGGTTCTGCGCTCACCGCGGCCAACAAGAAACTCCAGTCCAGTCTTGCCGGCTTGCGCAGCAGAAACCAGGATCTCGAACAGAATAACAACCTCCTGGTCGCACAGGTCAAGAACTTGAAAGAGCAATTGCAGGAACTTGAAGCACTAAACGCCAAACTAGAGAATGACTTAGGTAAGGTGGAGGATGTCGCTAGGTTCAACGATAACATGAGCATGATATCAGGCGCCACAAGACATATCACAAACAGACAGGGATATGGGGGGAAACTCTCACCAACTAGCTCGATCATCGGTATTCCGGAAGAAGCCGAAACTGTTGGGCTCACGTCTAACACCTCAATTTTGCCAATTGTCACACAGCAGAGGGACAGAATACGGAACAAGAACATGGAACTTGAGCGGCAGCTGAAGCAAAGCTCCCTTGATCGAGGCAAACTGCTGGCAGAGGTAGCGTCGCTGCGGAAAGATAACCAGAAATTGTATGAGCGCATAAAGTACATATCGTCCTGCAACTCCGGCCTGGGCGAGAGTACGCGGGAAGTATCGACGGGCGTGGATATAGAATCCCAATACCAAACCGGCTACGAGGAATCCCTCCACCCGCTCGTGCAGTTCAAGAAAAGTGAGCAAGAACGCTATACCAAGGGCCGGATGTCCCAGCCAGAAAAGCTTTTCTTTACTTTCGCAAACGTCATCCTAGCTAATAAGACCTCACGGTTAGTCTTCCTAGCATACTGCATTGCCCTCCACGTGCTGGTAGTCATAACAGCGGCGTACTCTGTGAGCGCCACTCGCGCGGTGGGCATGTGA
- the SWI3 gene encoding Swi3p (Syntenic homolog of Saccharomyces cerevisiae YJL176C (SWI3)): protein MGSSRSVGSYSGEGGQGSGGVSRAEAWSDKEEAKQWSQESAEGVDIAFDEAIDGEVLSADRNSAVEEGAEADAPETKENTETLSGSGEVMEQDGGDGEEEEDDDGVESSYPVAADTIEVDAETENATNSPGTVNAGDADTGPVEARELSELPAEVKQEHNGYGSSMQVDDSGRAVAVEGGLQSSTEKEVDLVVPQTHEIVIPSYAKWFHLNKIHEIEKKSLPEFFTNRIPSKTPQVYVKYRNFMVNSYRLNPNEYFTVTSARRNLCGDAGSIFRVYKFLSKWGLINYQVNSKVKPTAVEPPYTGEYSTRHDAPRGLFPFQSYKPAVQIPDMSRLKKMMTQLRDPITGGNRQESSPSLKTEAGEEQAVDGKRMANGISTGHLRAPKKPRLQDMIDKDWEKGEVIKLLKSLQQHGTDWMQVAKDVGNKTPEQCILRFLQLPIEDNFLDSEENLGPLKYGAHLPFSKADNPVMSTIAFLVGLVDAETVRAMTQRAIKSIDGEEVPSANGTSDETPARVVKDASEIAVASLGARAHVFANNEERALNAVTNELVHTQLRKVDLKLKLLDTMEKSLEVERKALQKQQEEVFLQRFSFSKYAINVLEKFEQALKDTQDPAVMKDNINAIRKMILNPPEFAMGSSSAAPTDMSSGGAHETPGAAAPEGSVAALDITSVKPVSMDAPQLYRYWSG, encoded by the coding sequence ATGGGGAGCAGCAGGTCAGTTGGTAGTTATAGCGGGGAAGGCGGGCAAGGATCTGGGGGAGTTTCACGCGCGGAGGCGTGGTCGGATAAAGAAGAGGCCAAGCAATGGTCACAGGAAAGTGCGGAGGGGGTGGATATTGCATTCGATGAGGCGATCGATGGCGAAGTTCTATCTGCAGATCGGAACTCCGCTGTCGAAGAAGGCGCAGAGGCAGATGCACCCGAAACAAAGGAGAACACGGAAACCCTGTCAGGAAGTGGAGAGGTGATGGAGCAAGATGGGGGAGATGGggaggaagaggaggacgacgaTGGGGTAGAATCGAGCTACCCGGTCGCCGCAGATACCATTGAGGTGGACGCCGAAACAGAAAATGCCACCAATTCCCCTGGAACCGTTAATGCTGGGGACGCCGATACCGGGCCGGTAGAAGCTCGGGAGCTCTCAGAGCTGCCCGCTGAAGTCAAACAGGAGCACAATGGATACGGTTCTAGCATGCAGGTAGATGACAGTGGTCGCGCAGTTGCCGTAGAGGGTGGGCTGCAGTCGAGCACAGAGAAGGAGGTCGACCTCGTGGTTCCTCAAACGCATGAAATTGTGATCCCTTCATATGCCAAGTGGTTCCATTTAAATAAAATCCACGAGATTGAGAAGAAGTCGCTGCCAGAATTTTTTACAAATCGCATTCCGTCTAAAACTCCGCAAGTGTACGTTAAATATCGGAATTTCATGGTGAACTCATACCGGCTAAATCCCAATGAATACTTCACGGTGACATCTGCAAGGCGGAATTTATGCGGTGACGCAGGATCTATTTTTCGTGTCTACAAGTTCCTCTCGAAGTGGGGGTTGATCAACTATCAAGTGAATAGTAAGGTAAAACCCACTGCAGTGGAACCGCCATACACAGGAGAATACTCAACGCGCCACGATGCGCCCAGGGGGTTGTTCCCTTTCCAGTCATATAAGCCAGCCGTGCAGATCCCAGATATGTCGCGTTTGAAAAAGATGATGACCCAGTTGAGGGATCCTATCACGGGCGGTAATAGGCAAGAGAGCTCCCCCTCGTTAAAAACagaagctggagaagaGCAGGCAGTGGACGGTAAGCGTATGGCAAATGGTATATCAACCGGACATTTAAGAGCACCAAAGAAGCCTAGACTTCAGGATATGATAGACAAGGACTGGGAGAAGGGAGAAGTTATAAAACTGCTAAAGTCACTCCAGCAGCATGGGACCGATTGGATGCAAGTAGCCAAAGACGTCGGGAACAAGACACCCGAACAGTGCATTTTGCGTTTTCTGCAACTGCCTATTGAGGATAACTTCCTAGATAGCGAAGAGAACTTGGGCCCTCTCAAATACGGGGCCCATCTTCCATTCAGCAAGGCCGACAACCCGGTAATGAGCACAATTGCCTTCTTGGTTGGCCTGGTTGACGCTGAGACTGTGCGCGCAATGACCCAACGTGCGATAAAATCCATTGATGGCGAAGAGGTTCCAAGTGCCAATGGCACCTCCGATGAAACTCCCGCAAGAGTCGTAAAGGACGCATCGGAGATAGCCGTTGCTTCGCTCGGCGCGCGAGCCCATGTGTTTGCGAATAACGAGGAGCGTGCTCTCAACGCAGTCACGAACGAGCTTGTTCATACCCAGCTCAGAAAAGTTGACCTgaagctgaagctgctggacaCCATGGAAAAGAGCTTAGAAGTTGAACGAAAGGCGCTCCAGAAGCAACAGGAGGAGGTTTTCCTCCAGCGCTTCTCCTTTTCTAAGTACGCTATAAACGTTTTGGAGAAGTTCGAGCAAGCATTGAAGGATACACAGGATCCAGCTGTAATGAAGGATAATATTAATGCAATCCGCAAAATGATTTTGAATCCTCCCGAGTTCGCAATGGGCTCATCCTCGGCCGCACCCACAGATATGTCTTCCGGGGGTGCCCATGAGACCCCTGGTGCTGCGGCTCCCGAAGGCAGTGTTGCCGCGCTTGATATAACAAGCGTCAAACCTGTATCCATGGATGCCCCGCAGCTCTACCGCTACTGGTCTGGCTGA
- the KRE9 gene encoding Kre9p (Syntenic homolog of Saccharomyces cerevisiae YJL174W (KRE9)), with protein MRAASGFGVVLWLLMQAVQLVWADVSVLKPEKGARFSAKSGKASLELRWRIDETTYPKKDEIEIYNVTLCGGPLNQLTCMMNLANDVLPADVKEDNGELSLDLTVDANIVADGMYMVQLTANAGIMGYTINYSKRFYLEDMTGPKKITVSAPLDHPLWGEVHITARKDGVKFDPTAEYASVPYLSQTAKTRYAPMQTQPATKISATTWVNKHEVTSVSYFSVIRNDLLFQETTITRSIDYTLSLFHNYATPQPHPSEWYDPKQRQTLSTRKINLSHLSKR; from the coding sequence ATGCGCGCAGCATCTGGTTTCGGTGTAGTCCTCTGGCTGCTGATGCAGGCAGTGCAATTGGTGTGGGCGGATGTTTCCGTCCTGAAGCCCGAGAAAGGCGCACGTTTTTCGGCGAAGTCTGGGAAAGCTTCGCTCGAGCTTAGGTGGCGCATTGATGAAACTACGTACCCAAAAAAGGATGAGATTGAAATATACAATGTGACACTCTGTGGCGGTCCGCTCAATCAACTAACATGCATGATGAACTTGGCAAATGACGTGCTGCCGGCGGACGTGAAAGAGGACAATGGGGAATTGTCGCTTGACCTCACCGTGGACGCAAATATAGTAGCAGACGGCATGTACATGGTGCAGTTGACGGCGAATGCCGGCATTATGGGGTACACGATCAACTATTCGAAGCGCTTCTACCTGGAGGACATGACGGGCCCCAAAAAGATCACCGTGAGCGCACCGTTGGATCACCCTCTCTGGGGCGAAGTACACATCACAGCCCGAAAGGACGGCGTGAAGTTTGACCCGACAGCTGAATACGCCAGTGTCCCCTACTTGTCGCAGACAGCGAAAACACGATATGCACCGATGCAAACACAGCCTGCGACAAAAATCTCAGCCACCACGTGGGTGAACAAGCATGAGGTAACATCGGTGTCGTACTTCAGCGTCATACGGAACGACCTGCTGTTCCAGGAGACCACCATCACTCGCAGCATAGACTACACGCTATCGCTGTTCCACAACTACGCCACTCCGCAGCCGCACCCGTCGGAATGGTACGACCCCAAACAGCGCCAGACGTTATCCACGCGCAAGATCAACCTAAGCCACCTCAGCAAGCGCTGA
- the RFA3 gene encoding Rfa3p (Syntenic homolog of Saccharomyces cerevisiae YJL173C (RFA3)) translates to MSHQTPRLDPAQIASTNHSVFRLIAKVVAQPKQEEITIQSPTTNREMVTLGSVRVSQLTKFKVEQWYEFVCRASDSGDAGVFVLDSVELPLPSGEELSVDGVVALQQLCSKFPEMY, encoded by the coding sequence ATGTCGCACCAGACCCCCCGTTTAGACCCCGCGCAAATCGCGTCCACCAACCACAGTGTGTTTCGGCTAATAGCCAAGGTGGTGGCGCAGCCCAAGCAGGAGGAAATTACGATCCAGTCGCCCACAACAAACAGGGAGATGGTGACGCTGGGATCGGTGCGCGTCTCGCAGCTGACTAAGTTCAAGGTCGAGCAGTGGTACGAATTTGTGTGCCGTGCGAGCGACTCCGGCGACGCCGGGGTTTTCGTGCTCGACTCCGTggagctgccgctgccgaGCGGGGAAGAGCTCAGTGTGGATGGCGTGGTGGcactgcagcagctgtgCTCCAAGTTTCCAGAAATGTACTGA
- a CDS encoding AEL133C-Ap (NOHBY537; No homolog in Saccharomyces cerevisiae), with the protein MVAILGQARRQVVRKMVSVQSNERYDEASHCSGDLDIVADYVTSLLYKFVQFERSFNIMLVLGHSYDVQPFHDKFLREFGATVLTSQDDRDAWQDYRNRHSNVLVTYTKAMLAPCAYTDMIIFIDYLPSLDDYTHAITNLRDGCGFCYLVFDPETVELDDMSSRTLDLQECLECYRADDTGPVDPLSLDPNMQLLLSMLEMEENTIQACNYYDTVIY; encoded by the coding sequence atggtagCCATCTTGGGGCAAGCGAGGCGACAAGTTGTGCGCAAAATGGTCTCTGTGCAGTCCAATGAGCGCTATGATGAGGCGAGCCACTGCAGTGGGGACCTGGACATCGTCGCGGACTACGTGACGTCGCTGCTGTACAAATTCGTGCAGTTCGAGCGCAGCTTCAACATCATGCTGGTGCTGGGGCACAGCTACGACGTCCAACCCTTCCACGACAAGTTCCTGCGAGAGTTCGGCGCGACCGTGCTCACCAGCCAGGACGACCGCGACGCATGGCAGGACTACCGGAACCGCCACTCCAACGTCCTCGTGACATACACAAAGGCCATGCTCGCCCCGTGCGCTTACACGGACATGATCATCTTCATCGACTACCTGCCCAGTCTCGATGACTACACGCACGCCATCACCAACCTCAGGGACGGCTGCGGCTTCTGCTATCTGGTCTTCGACCCGGAGACGGTGGAGCTGGACGACATGTCGTCCCGCACACTCGATCTGCAGGAGTGCCTCGAATGCTACCGCGCCGATGACACAGGTCCGGTGGACCCGCTGTCTCTCGATCCCAATATGCAGCTACTTCTTTCCATGCTGGAAATGGAAGAGAACACCATCCAGGCCTGTAACTACTACGACACGGTCATCTACTGA
- the CPS1 gene encoding Gly-Xaa carboxypeptidase (Syntenic homolog of Saccharomyces cerevisiae YJL172W (CPS1)), whose product MAIILGKEGLRSEGGGRRRLARRDFLQVACGLAILLLGGWHWFAQDTKVASVSTAPLCGRINPIAPAFNKSLDRIFHDPVFKRDSIKRLSGAIQIRTEIGDVHPAPADDPEYYAEFYKFHAYLETTFPLVYEHLQVEVVNKVGLVYTWGGSDAALKPLLLAAHQDVVPVNRDTWEQWNHPPFDGFYDEDTDTLWGRGTIDCKNLLIGTLEAVDLLLRDGFKPTRTVLLAFGFDEESTGKYGAGEIAQHLEERYGKNGIYAIVDEGNGILPASDSLYFAAPVTGEKGYADFVITVHGRGGHSSVPPEHTNIGIAAKLISLLEDNPSELTFSASNPVYGVLTCYAEHDNSLPEIVRRAILNAPHDSGAAAKLLEFLATQHLYRDLMRTSQAVDIIRGGVKANALPEEVSFLINHRIDVTSNVETVLARNVRQIQAVAEKYGYGVVIGDEELAPKTELGYIALEVSNAFPPAPVSPTHGSEVWDLFAGTIQDVYENRVFADRDVEFYVGQSLFSGNTDTRHYWNLTENIYRFMAIQLTGEVLSVIHSVNEHLNFTDHLSTVGFLYEYIVNTNEHT is encoded by the coding sequence ATGGCCATCATCCTGGGAAAAGAGGGGCTACGGTCGGAGGGCGGAGGACGTCGGCGCCTTGCACGGCGTGATTTCTTGCAGGTCGCCTGCGGTCTCGCAATTTTGTTGCTTGGAGGTTGGCACTGGTTCGCACAGGACACGAAGGTAGCAAGCGTGTCGACTGCGCCGCTTTGCGGCCGAATCAATCCCATCGCGCCTGCATTCAATAAATCTCTAGATAGGATATTCCACGATCCTGTTTTCAAGCGCGACTCCATCAAGCGGTTGTCGGGCGCCATCCAGATCCGCACCGAGATTGGGGACGTTCACCCTGCGCCGGCAGACGACCCAGAGTACTACGCAGAGTTCTATAAGTTTCATGCGTATCTGGAAACCACATTCCCCCTCGTCTACGAGCATCTCCAGGTGGAGGTTGTGAACAAGGTCGGACTGGTATACACCTGGGGCGGCTCAGATGCTGCCCTTAAGCCTCTGCTGTTGGCAGCACATCAAGACGTAGTCCCTGTCAACCGCGACACCTGGGAGCAGTGGAATCACCCCCCCTTCGACGGATTTTACGATGAAGACACGGACACTCTATGGGGGCGTGGGACTATAGATTGCAAAAACCTGCTCATCGGAACGCTTGAGGCGGTAGACCTGCTATTGAGGGATGGCTTCAAACCCACCCGTACCGTGCTGCTTGCCTTTGGCTTCGACGAAGAATCAACTGGCAAGTATGGCGCCGGCGAAATAGCCCAACACTTGGAAGAGCGCTATGGCAAGAACGGCATTTATGCAATAGTTGATGAGGGCAACGGGATTCTTCCGGCATCCGACAGCCTTTACTTCGCTGCACCGGTCACAGGCGAAAAAGGATATGCAGACTTTGTTATCACGGTTCATGGGCGCGGTGGCCATTCCTCAGTCCCCCCCGAGCACACTAATATTGGTATTGCTGCCAAACTGATCAGTCTGCTCGAGGACAACCCGTCGGAATTAACGTTTTCCGCCAGTAATCCCGTCTACGGCGTGCTAACCTGCTATGCGGAACACGACAACTCTCTCCCAGAAATTGTGAGGCGGGCCATACTCAATGCGCCACATGACTCGGGCGCCGCTGCGAAGCTGCTAGAATTTTTGGCTACCCAGCATCTTTACCGCGACCTAATGCGTACCTCACAGGCAGTTGACATCATACGTGGGGGCGTTAAGGCAAACGCTTTGCCGGAGGAGGTAAGCTTTCTAATTAACCACCGTATCGACGTTACATCCAATGTAGAAACTGTGCTTGCCAGGAATGTGAGGCAAATACAGGCTGTGGCTGAGAAGTATGGATATGGTGTTGTCATAGGTGACGAGGAGCTTGCCCCGAAGACCGAGCTGGGCTATATTGCTCTAGAAGTGAGTAATGCCTTCCCGCCTGCTCCTGTTTCACCAACGCACGGCTCAGAAGTGTGGGATCTGTTTGCTGGAACCATTCAGGATGTCTACGAAAACCGCGTGTTCGCCGACCGCGACGTAGAGTTCTATGTCGGTCAGTCCCTGTTCAGTGGTAACACTGACACCAGACATTACTGGAACCTAACGGAAAATATCTATCGCTTCATGGCAATTCAGCTGACAGGGGAGGTGCTGTCTGTGATACACTCCGTGAACGAACACCTAAACTTTACGGATCATCTTTCAACCGTGGGCTTCCTCTACGAGTATATCGTAAATACTAATGAACACACTTAA